The DNA region CCGGGCGGAGACTGCTCTCGTCCGACCGATGCGCGGGTCCGCGAAAGCGGACGGGCCGCAGCGCGATCTGCGCTGCGGCCCGTCCGTGTCTCGCGTTCGTGTCTCGCGTTCGTGTCTCGCGTTCGTGTCTCGCGTCGTTGCGCCGCGGTGCGGCGTCGAGGCTCAGGTCTGCTGCTGGGTCCGGCGGGGACGGACGGTCCAGCGCTCGAACATCGAGGCGGGATCCTCGCTCTTCCCGTCCTTGTTCTCGGCGGCGGGATCGGGCTGCTGGTGGATCGCCGCGCCGAGCGCTTGCGACAGGCTCTCGATCACGTCGTCGATGCGGGCGTCCCCGTGCAGGGCGTCGCCGGTGCCGGCCTGCGGGGCGGGCGTCTCGGCGGCGTGCGCGGCGTGCGCGGCCGCTTCCGGCGCGGGTTCCGGCTGCGGCTCGGGCTCGGGGTGATGCTCGGGGACCGGCTCGGGCGGGCGCGGGGCGGAAGCGGCGGGCTCCGGAGCCGGCGGCGGGGCCGCGACGACCGGCGCGGCAGCGGCGGCGGCGGGCGCGGCCCGGCGCATGGCGCCCATCGCGCCCTCGTCGGACTCGGTCGTCCGGCTGCTGCTGCTGCCGTAGCGGCCGAAGCCGAACCGGGGCTCGATCAGGTCCAGCACCGCGTCCAGCGCGGCGTTGCTCAGCGCCACCTCCTCGGCGGCCGGCACGCCCTGGATGGCCAGGGCCGCCCGCTCGAAGGCCGGCTCGTTGCTGACCTCGCGGCCGAACCAGCCCGGGGCGTGGAAGCCGGCGGCCTCGCCGTCATTGTCGAAGGTGACGCTGATCAGGTCCAGGCTGCCGGGGGTGACGTAGCGGTCGATCGCGATCTCGCGGCCGCCGGCATTCAGGGTCGTGCGGTCGTAGGCGGCCTTGCCGGGGCAGACGTCCAGCAGCGCGTCGCCGTGGGCGCGCGGGACGTCGGTGCGCTCCTCGACCGGGATGCCGTCCGGCCCCTTGTTCACCAGGACCAGCTGACAGATCTGGCCGTCGACGCGCACGTAGGAGGCGCGGCCGCCCTGGGGCGCGAAGTGACCCTCGGTGATCCGGGCGCCGCCCCGCTCCTTGCGGATCAGGCGGACCAGGGACGGTGCGACCAGAAATCGGCGAACGGTGCTCATGAACTCAAAACCCCTCCCGCTTGGTCGGCGGCGCGCCGATCCGGCGGACAGCCCTCAGCGCCGCCGGGCCGCACGGAAGGGGACAAGTGGAGCCGACCCGCACGGCGTATAAGCTGACTGCCACGCCGTATTCGTCAGAGCCTGACCGCTTCCGTCGCCAATCACCGGACAGCGACAATCTGAGACTATAGAGCGCTAAGCAAAAACGCGACGAAATCAAGACCGGATCCGGTCGAGGATCCGGCCACGGCGCTCTCTGTCCCCGATATCCCGGCTTTCGCGCCGGGTTTCCGAACCCAGGTTAGCGAGGTCCGCGTTTCAATCGGCCGGCTCGAAATTCATCGCCGCGCCGTTCATGCAGTAGCGCAGGCCGGTCGGCGCCGGGCCGTCGTCGAAGACGTGGCCGAGATGGCCCTGGCAGCGGGCGCAGTGCACCTCGGTGCGGACCATCCAGTGGCTGCGGTCCACCGTGGTCTCGACGGCGCCGTCGATCGGCTCGAAGAAGCTCGGCCAGCCGGTCCCGGACTCGAACTTGGTGCCCTGCTCGAACAGCGGCTGCCCGCAGCCGGCGCAGGTGAAAGTCCCGGCCCGCTTCTCGGCGAGCAGGCAGCTCGTGCCGGCCCGCTCCGTGCCGTGCTCGCGCAGGACCCGGTACTGCTCCGGCGTCAGCGCCGAGCGCCACTCGTCGTCGCTGCGGGTCTCCGGGCTGGTGGTCGGCGTGTCGGCCATGGCGATCTCCCTTCTCGCCGCGCTATATAGGGATCGCGCGCCGTCTCCGGCAGTCCCGGAGGATGCCGCAGGGCGTAGCCGGAAGCGTAGACGCCGCGTTCAGGCGGCGGCGCCGACGGTGTCGGCCATCCGCGCCCGGCGCGCGCCCATCGGCAGCGGCGCGCCCGTGGTGGTGTCGCGGGCGGTCTGGTGCTCCAGCTCGGCGTTGATCTCGCCGCCGAGCAGCACGATCGTGGACGAGATCCAGATCCAGGTCATGAAGCCGATCACCGCGCCCAGCGAGCCGTAGGTCTCGTTGTAGGTGCCGAAATTGGCGACGTACCAGGAGAACAGGAGCGAGGCCGCGAGCCAGAGCAGGCCCGCGACCACGCTGCCGACCCCGACCCAGCGCCAGCGGGCATGCTCCCGGCTCGGCCCGAACCGGTAGAGCACCGACAGGCCGCCGAGGAGGACGATCAGGATCGCCGGCCAGCGCAGGGTCGCGAGCAGCCACGCGGTCGAG from Methylobacterium sp. NMS14P includes:
- the msrB gene encoding peptide-methionine (R)-S-oxide reductase MsrB, with protein sequence MADTPTTSPETRSDDEWRSALTPEQYRVLREHGTERAGTSCLLAEKRAGTFTCAGCGQPLFEQGTKFESGTGWPSFFEPIDGAVETTVDRSHWMVRTEVHCARCQGHLGHVFDDGPAPTGLRYCMNGAAMNFEPAD